From the Mus musculus strain C57BL/6J chromosome 10, GRCm38.p6 C57BL/6J genome, the window ATGGTCAGGTGTGTGGGGCGGCCCCGGGGGTGGTGAGTGCACAGGTGACTGCAGTCTTGGACGTCTGCTCTCGCCCTGTAGACAGTTCCAGGGCCACACGGACGGGGCCAGCTGCATCGACATATCAGACTACGGGACCCGGCTGTGGACTGGGGGCCTGGACAACACTGTGCGCTGCTGGGACCTGCGCGAGGGCCGCCAGCTTCAGCAGCATGACTTCAGTTCCCAGGTGCGCTCACAATCCTCGGCCTCCCCGAGGGTGTCCCTACCCGGCCTGAAACCGGATAGGACACGGGGACTGAGGAGACAGCTTGGTGGGTAAAGTATTTGCCTTGATGGCAGGAGTTCAAATCtctagaatccacataaaaagccagacagACATAAAAAACCTGCCTATAACCCTGGGCATGCCGAGAGCTGGAGGGTCAGAATAGTCAGTGGGAGACGGACTGCCTTACATACgcctttaaaaataagatttacttattttacttatatgagtacactgtagctgtcttcagacacaccagaagagggcatcggatcccattatagatggttgtgagccaccatgtggttgctgggaattgaattcaggacctttctTCAGCCCAggacatgtctttaattccagcaatgggaggcagagcaggtggatctctgtgagtcccagggtggtcagagctgcatagtgagacagTCTCAACCCACccccaaatacaaatacaaataaaaaaccaCTGCTAGACTAAGAGTGACTGCAGCTTCTACCCCTGATCCTGACTCCCCATCAGTCAGAAGCAGGACACAGTCAAGGCTCAGCCCTGGACCTTGAGCCACCTGTAGAGCCAGCTCCCTCTGCCCAGAATCTCAAGGTGCTGTGTTCCTCTGATGAATGCTAAGGTGTGACACCTGTCACTGGCCACCTTCTTGTCCCCATTTGGGGCACCCCTGGGCCTTCTTCCAGCATCATGTGTGACCCCAGGGTCTCAGCACTCTCTCTCTTGACCTAGATTTTCTCATTGGGCCACTGTCCCAATCAGGACTGGTTGGCTGTGGGGATGGAGAGCAGCCACGTGGAGGTCCTGCATGTGCGCAAGCCTGAGAAGTACCAGCTCCGCCTCCATGAGAGCTGCGTGCTGTCACTCAAGTTCGCTTCCTGTGGTACAAGCCTGGGAGACCCCTTGGcacagcagagggagggtggatggatgggggtGAAGCCTTAAATTAGATAACGAATTACCCAGGCCTGCCCACCCAGCTGCTTATTCAGGTCAAAGCCAGTTTAGATAAATGCacagacacatttaaaaaaaaaaagatggaccaGGCGAGGTGacttgcatgcctttaattccagtactcgggaggcagagacaggtagatctgagttcaaggctagcctggcctgtAGAGccagttcaggacagccaggtccacacagaaaaactgtctcaaaaaaaaaaaaagacagctatcAAGGACACTCCATGTTGCCTGGCAGCTCTCAGCTTTTTGATACTGCATAGTAGGCGGCTTCAGGAAGGAGTGAATTTCTAAGGTTTCCTACCCTGGTGGTCACTCCCAtcctcccctctgccccctccccttcccatctCAGGACGCTGGTTTGTGAGCACAGGCAAGGACAACCTGCTCAATGCCTGGAGGACACCCTATGGGGCCAGCATTTTTCAGGTACCTGGTCTCCCCCAAATGGAGGCCAGCTCGACATTTCCTGTCCTAGACACTTCCTGTTACAGAGTCCCACACTTTGGGTCCCTCTGTGTACCACAGTggatttattataagtacactgtagctgtcttcagacacaccagaagagggaatcagatctcattacagattgtaagccaccatgtggttgctggaatttgaactcaggacctctggaaaagcagtcagtgattttaaccgctgagccatctcactagccctagGTGGCAATTTCTAATAAGTCTCTTGAACCTTCAATGGATGTGCTATAGTGGTCTTTCACATTTCCTGTCCTTCCTAACCATCAAAGACCCCAGGAGTCTCCAATCCAGAGCAGTACCATTATCAACCCTTCACATGTCAGGGATACCCCTGTCCCTCCAGGACACGGTGACACAgatctgtaatcttagcacttggaaggATGGGGCAGAAGTATGGTTGGTTTGAGAGAGaatgagggaagaggagggaggtacTTTGCTGTGAAGCCATCTGAAGTCGAGCTGTGATGAGTTAGGTACCATCTCTTAAGTCACCAGTCAGGCTAGCTCAGTCCCCAGCTACAAGGCCCTGGCAACAGTCACATCTACCAGCCTTTGTTGTCCTCCAAGCCCCATGCTTCTGGTCTGTAAACTTGGTGGTGGTGACCATGTGGCCACCCCTCACCTCCCCTTTCTCTGTCCCAGTCCAAAGAATCATCTTCTGTACTGAGCTGCGACATCTCCAGGAATAATAAGTACATCGTGACAGGCTCAGGGGACAAGAAGGCCACTGTGTATGAGGTGGTGTACTGAGCCATCTGCTGCCTTTTCAGGTCACCTGCCCTGGATGGCTGGCCACTCGGGACACGGGCCCCTCTGCTCATACCTGGCTTGCTCCCTCCTggctgggtggggctggggcACTGGGGAAATATAACACATTTATCAActtgctttctttctgtgtgtgtgtgaagcgtACAGGTGAGGGACCCGACTGGGTATCAGCCTTCATTTCTCTTTGCCCCAATTTTCAGAGTGTGGATCTCACTAATGAGCCTCACAGACAGGTCAACAtgccccaggaatcctcctgtctctacctacaGAGCTGGATCAGGGATTTACACTCACTCCTTATCCTGCCTGGTGTGggctttaccaactgaaccatcttcctggctctctttaaaacaaaaactgggTGGGGCTAGTTTCTtagtgtagcactggctgtcctgaaactatgtaaaccaggctggtctggaactcagaaatccgcctgcctctgtctcctgagtgctgggattaaaggcaaacacTCAGAAGTTGGAGGGCTCAGAGCTACAAAGTTCTTCCAAAACCTGGGTAAAGGACAAATCTCTGccatttcaattgttttattacaCGCAACTCGGGATCTGCACACCCCATGGAAGCCTCTAGAAGCACTGCAGACCCATCACACCCATTGCCATCCACCACTGTGCAGTTAGGGGAGGGGAGTTGAAGTTGTCAGTACTTGATGTGGTACACCGAGGCACAGTCCCTGGATCCTGTGATGATGAGCCTGCCGTTCTCAGTCATGTCGAAGCATCTGACAGGGCCAACCTcggggacctgagacagcagctGAGTGAGCTCAGTTCCTCTCCACCCAGAGCTTCAGAAATGACCCCTGTGGGGATGATGCTGAGGGTCCCGCTGACAGAGCCCCCAGTGCCCCCTGCACATAAGTACCTGGAACAGTTTTGCTCCGGTGGGCATGCTGTGGACCGTGATGAAGTTGCCCATACCGACGCTCGCCCACCACTTGCctaggaggaggggaaggaagacagggaggtTACAGCAGACCCCACCCATTCACTAACATCcagcagcacccaggaggctgaggcaggaggactgagagAGTTTGAGATGAGAATGagtctaggctacatgagaccttgcctcaaagaaCAAGGCAGAACAGCAAAAAGTTTtactgttttgtcttttgttatgttttgCCGTCTGAAGCCTTTTATAGCTCAGGATAGCCTTAAGCTCCCCAAGTAGCCAGAGATGACTCTGAACTCCTGATTATGATTATGTTAATAAAAGATGTTGGAGTGTGGACAATACCCAAGCCCTGACTGGGCACTGAGTAAATAGCAGGGTCCTCTGAGAGGCCAGTGGCCACAGTGTGCACCCATCCTCAGTGGACTggtttcccagacagggtttctttgtggagtcctggctgtcctggaactctgtacaccagggctggtcctgaactcagatccacctgcctctgcctccccagtgctggaattaaaggcgtgtgccaccatgcccaggctCAGTGGACTCCTTACCATTTGGGGAGAACTTGAGGCCTAAGATGGTGTTGTCCTTGGTGTCCACAGTGAGCACCTGGTCCCTCTTCCTGCTGTTGAACAGGCAGTGCTGGCCATTGGCCAGGCCCAGCAGCAGCCAGTCTTCGGTCGGACTGTGAGCCAGGCTCATGATCTGGGTGAGCCAGGCAGAGGTAGCAATCAGACCCCTGCTGGGCGGCCAGGCTGCAAGGTCCCCGCCCGAACGCCCGCCCACCCAATGACTCACTGACTGGCTGTGGCCCGACTGTGTCTCCACACCTTCCTTCTGTGAGGTGTATGAACTTCACAGGGTTAACTATGGCAGTGACAAGTCTGTCTCCCTGGTTGGTTTTATTGGGACATGGTCTTGCTCCATAGCCTAGGCTGTAGTGACTtgccacatagcccaggctggccttgaactccagcaTAAAATATTTGCAACGATAGTCTTTGAGACCGgcttttatgtagcccaggctatccttcaGGTTCCTGTGTAGCTGATGACCACCttaaacttctgaccctccttccCCCAGCTCCCTAGTGCTGAGTGACAGGAAAACATTCTACCCCCTAGATCCAGCTCCTTctccactatgtagcccaagatggACTCACTTTttcatcctcttgcctcagcttgaGTACTGGGACGACAGCCTTCTCCACCATTGTCCAGTATGACAAAAGGTATTTTAAAGACCCCTGTGACTTCTCAAAAATTCCTTGAGCTGACCTGGGCTGTTCCCTCTCCTGACACTGAGTGCACCTTGTCATTGTACCCAAAGGCCCACGCCTGTGCAGCCACCCTTCCTGTGCACCTGGGACTGGAACAGATGCTCCAGTGACACCTTGGCCATCCGCAGGTCCCAGCATCGCAGGCAGGCGTCCAGACCCCCTGTCCAGATGTTGTCATCTTTGACCACAAGGTTCCTGGCCGAATTGGTAGGGCCTTTGAGGTTCCTGGCCAGAAAGCAAAGGGGTAAGCCTAGGCTCGACAGTCCCTAAGATTCCCTCAAAGCCGTGGGACTAACCCAACCTGAGGTACTCTTAACACCTTTGGCAAGAAGGCAACAGTGACATCATCCTAGTCCCTGCCTCTAAAAGGTAATGTTCCAATACCTATAAATCCAGTACtgaggaagttgaggcaggaggattgccatgagttccaggccaggctagggtacatagagaccctgcctcaacaatgAGGGTGATGGAGAAGACCCAAAGCTGGCTGTGGTGACTCACAATTGTCATCCCAGCTACTCGGGATTAAGAGAGGATGATTGCGAGTTAGAGCCATCCTAGGCTTCAGAGCAAGTTCAGCATCATCCCTGAAAACGTCACCTGATCCGACCTTAAGATAAAATCTGAGCAGGGCTTGGCAGCAcaagcctgtcatcccagcactctggaggcagaggcaggtggatcactgagttccaaggctagcctggtctacagagtgagaccctatgccagataaaatgaataaaagtaaaaGTGTTGACCAGATGGCTCCCAGGTCACTCAGTGGGTAGAGGAGAGCCGAGTTCCAAGAACCCACTTAGTGGAAGAACAggctcctgcaggttgtcctgaGCCTCTGTTCTCCCTTGTcctacaagaattacaatgagctgggcagtggtggcacacgcctttaatcccagcacttgggaggcagaggcaggtggatccaggccagcctggtctacagagtgagtttcaggacagccagggctgcacagagagaaaccctgtctcgaaaaacaaaacaaaacaaagcccacGAAAAACAAGATTTACGAATAAGCCAGGCACacacagcacttggaaggtgaaggcaggaagataagGAGAGTTTAAGGTTCTCCTCCTCTGTGCttgaggacaacctgggctacatgagacacttACCCTAACCTAAAGGTAAACAAGCAGGCTGTGGGCGTGGTCAGGGATAGGGTAGAGTCCCACCCAGAATCCCCTAGTGAGGGGACTAGGGTGTGGCTCCACTCTGGGGGAGTGGGGTTTGGGTAAGAGCTCAGAACTCGTAGTCCGCAGCTCACAGTGCTCCTGTCCCTGTGTCTGCACCTGACTATTTCCTGAGTCCGTAGGTCCCATATCCTGACCGTGCCATCTGTGAAGCCGGCAAGGGCCATGTTTTCCTTTGTGTTGGCCAGTGCCTGGCAGGACAGGCCCTCGCAGGGCAGCTGGCACTTCTCATACAGGGATGGGGCTGCCAGGTCCCACACGATCACGCCAGGTAAGTTGTATCCACCCGCGAACAGGGTCCTGCTGTTGGAGGACAGCAGGCAGGTGCGCAGGTACACCTTGTTGTCCTGCAGAGGATCGTCCCGGCGAGTGAGGGTCAGTCGTGGCTCTTCCAGCACCTCCCATCCCCAACCCCGTCCCTGCCCCGTCACCTGGACGCTGCATTTCAAGTGGCTTTCTGGGTCTCTGTCCTCGGCCACCTGGTTCACGAGGTTCCACACCTTGATGCCGCTCTGGCTGCAGGTGAAGACGTGCCGCGTGAAGGAGCTCACAGCTACCACCAATAGCAGTTCCTGGTGCTTCAGCACACGCACCTTCTGCAGTGCTTGGGGGACAGTGAACCTCTCTAATTGCCAGAGTGCTGTGCTAGGCTGATTACAGCTGCTCTCTAAGACTTCAGAGCCCCAGGACCTAGGGATATGGGACACAGAGTgaagttttcaagacagggtcttagtccaggttggccttgaactctgtatGGAgcaaaggctgaccttgaattcctaatgctcctgcctctacctcatgaGCGCTAGGAGCCAGGCTCCAGTCACATTCTTCAGTTCTTGCCACAGCCACACATGCGTCCCTACTCTAAAACGCTTTGCTCAAGTCGACTGAGCTCCTGTGCACCCTTATAGACCTAATTATTACAGCCCCTTCTCCAAGACATCGTTCTCCAACTACAAGACTGAGAATCTAGGTTGAGATTTAAGTGAGACGTTCCTTCTTTAACCCTTTACAAGTTGTTCTTATATTTACTCATTaatggggtgtgggggggtggagggtagAGAGGAGGCAGTACAACCTGCGGGAGTCATTTTTCACTTTCAACtgtgtaggtcccagggatcaaacccaggcctaGGCTTGggagcaggcacctttacctgctgagccctctcacaAGCCCCTCCATCTTCCACCACCAGTTAAGGACATGgaaaagggacagagacagggaggcgGGGTGGGGGAGACAAGGGTGAGGTAACCCCGCTTTCTCCCTGCAGAGGCCAACACTCACAAGGGCTTCAGAAATTTATcagctcttccagaagattcCTGTGGTACAAAGAAAGAAGCTGACGCTGCTGGCTTGTGACCTCCCCTCCATATCTGCATCCAGGTCTCCCACTCACCTGCGTCTCAGGTTGGGGCCGACTGACGTCTTCTTGGTAATAATCTAGAAGAGCTGAGGGAGACTTGATCAGGAAGGGGTCGGCTGTGTGGAGGAGACAGGATTCAGGGGTGACCCAGGAACTATGGCCCTGCCCTCCGAGGCCCCACCCCTCTCACCAGAGTCACTCAGGCTGTTTCTGTGCCTGGGCTGAGGTTCTGGTTTAAAGTCACACAGGCCTGAATCTTTGCTTTCCTGGGAGACAGAATTGGGTCAGATGGGGGACACGTCACCCCAGGGGGGGACACCCAGCAGATGCCTGGGGGTTCCTGGCTGCAGTGGGGATGTTCCTGAGGGGTCAGAGTGCAGGGATGAGGAAGGAGGGTACTGAGGGGACACTATGGGGTAAAATCCTTTGGGGTTCCAGTCAAGGGTACTCACCAATTCCAGCAGCTTCtctgttgccatgacaacaggcaaggtggggggaggagagagggaagaagagggagagaaaggcttGTGCCTGGGAGTTCCCCCTCACCTGTGAGGAATCCTCACCCCCGTGTTCCTGTTGGTTCTTTTGGCGGCTGTCCATGAAAAGTTCCCAGAGTCCCTGGATCAGGAAGCCTTGACAGAACTGGGGCTCCGCGTCCCAGACCGGCTGTGGGTCCTGGAGCTCATCACTCTCTGAGAGGAACCGACGTCTGGTGGGCAGCTGAGGCCCCGGGGTGCTTTTGAACTTGGGGTGCTGGAGGGCTGCAGACTCTGGGACCTGTTTGTCTTCTTCCTTAGCTGAGTTCTCTGTGGTCTGGGCAGAGCCCATTGGGGCCTCATGAGACACATGACATGGCCAACTGTCCCCTTCAGCCCCAACACCAATACTCATCTTGTTCCTCTCCAGGAGGTCTGGGGTTCTACTGAAGCGCTCTATCGCCTGGAAGAAGTTTTCTGCCTAGAACAAGTTAGGATGGAGCCTTGCTGAGGGCACAGATGTGGGGAAGGGGAGCCTGTGCCAAAGCTTGGCACTAGGTAAGCTCTTCCCGCCAGGATAAACCACACCCTAcacatccaggcatggtggtgcacacttgttcACCCTTCCCTtcaaaagctgaggcaggaggatcaggagttcagggtcatctttggctataGACCGACtttgagatcctatctcaaaaaacttcaaaaaaaaaaaaaagaaaagaaaagaaaagaaaaccagtaaTCACCATCATCAAGGGCTTAGATGCAGCCCTTGATGCACAAagccctgcccctcaccccaGCAAGGCCTACAAAGGATTTAGTGTTATTTTTCACATtggaaaactgaggcccagagactcaaacagcagcagcagcagcagcagcagcagcagcagcagcagccgccgccgccgccgccgccgccaccgccagaCACTGTTTTTAATTTAGCCCTGCTCCTCCCCTGGGAGCTTTTGGAGAGCACCCAGGATGGAGAGGGGAGCACCTGGGATGGAGCTGGAAGGCCCAGGATCTGCCTCCCTGGGAGATGATGGATTGCAGGGCAGCGCCAGCCTGGGGCTGCACAAAGCCCAGGGGAGCCCTCCCAATTTTTCCCGACTCATTATTGTGCAATTTACTGGCATTCTAGTGAGCCTGGAGCTCAGTGGGAATGGGGGAGAGAGCTGTTGCTCTGGGGGATTTGGGGGtataaaatgggggggggggggaggacactGGCACAGCAGGGACTGGAAAGTGAGGCTCAGGGGCAGTTAAAAGCCTGGGAGCTTGGGAAGCCTGGAGCTGCGGAGAAACTGCCCAGGATATCATAGGCTACagccacccccacacacatacacttcagGCAGTGGCCGCCCCACACACTGGTCAATCATTCCCTCCCACTTCACCCTCGCTGCTGCTGCACTTGAGACCTGATCatccccacccccctccaccccccttgGTCAACCACAGCCTTCTAGGGCTCCCACTGCTCACAGGGTCAACACTTAGAACTCCGCAGCCTCCAAGTCCGAGTCCCCTTCTCTGCCTTCCGCCTTCCCACTCACTGCTCCTCCCACTCCAGGCCCATCCCTGCCTCAGGGCTTTGCAGAGGAGCTGTTCCTCTCCCAGACAAAACCATCCCTTCTCTCCCTGCTGACCTACTCAGTGCACCTTCCGGTCCACCCTCAGCTGTAGTTCACACTCCAGCCCCTGCCTGGAGCTCTTGGCTCCCACCCTGGGCCCCTCAAATGTGCCCACAGCTTCCTTCAGTCCCCAGTCTCCACTGGCTGATGGTGGCAGTTGAATGAACAACTGTGTTCTGGTGGCTTCCTGTTCCTCTGCTGCCCACTCCCCGctggacacccccacccccaccccccccacccccctcacccccGCTAAGCTGCAGTCTTGGCTCTGGCTCCCTGCCAGTGACATCTGGCCTTGGGCATCGCCTCCTTCCTGCCAGTGCCCTTGAGAAAGGGGCCAGGTGGCAGGGGAAAGGCTGCTGGGGACACACGTGTCTTGGcttgggcagggggtgggggtgggggtgcggggAGAGCCCGGTGCCCCTCTACAGGCCTGTCCTCTAGTCATGCACAGGACCTTCAGGGCACCTGGAAGCCAGGCAGGAAGGATGCTCTACAGCAAGATGTGTGGACCCTAAATCAACTCCCTCCCTGACTCTGTCCCCATCACTCTGCAGCTCCTACTTCCCTGGAATCAAACCATGTCCTGCCAGAGGCTGACATGGCTCCCattccctgcctgcctctgtcctacCAGGGGACGTGTCCAGTCCCCAGTTcacctgtgtgtgtgatgttctaGGAAGGACTGGTTTATAGTGGACACCTGAAATCACACAGCAGGTGAGAGGTAGGTCTCAACAAGGAGTGACCCTGAGCAAAGGTCTTCACCTCTTTGAGACTATTTTGGAGACAAGAGTCCCAACATAGCCtggcctggctttgaactcactatagcCAAGAACAATCCTTCATCTCCCCAGTGCCAGGATGACAGTGTGTGCCACTTTGCTCTGTCTATCTTAGCTTTTAAATACTACTTACTATATTGTTCTTAATGAAAAGCCAAGCTTAATTTTCTTGCAGTCCTCAgggccctgcctgcctccctctccctagGTGACATACAGAGCATTTTCTTGCtgcttcacccccacccccaaccagccAGGCTCCCTCCTGCCCCAGGGACTTTTGTACAGGTCATGcctttgccccacccccaccccagcatcctccccccacccccacctcggcTGCCACCAGGGTGGACTCACCAGGCTGAAGATGTTCTCTAGGTGAACCATCATTTCAGAGACGACGCTGAGTGGGGGAAAGAAATTGCACATTCTTCTAGAAAAAGCCCCTGCATTTCTAGGGTGGAACCCCAAGAGGATGAGCCCCCTAATCTATAAATGAAGGGGAAGACGCCATCCAAACTCTCAAGACTGACCCTGGCCTTTGCCCGtgctaggcaggcaggcagtttttgttttgtttttgtttttttgccctTGAGCATTCTCCCAGCCAGCAATCGTTTGAAGACAGGTTTGGTGGCTTagaacttgccatcctcctgtctcagcctgcaCCACTACAAAAAACAACACCCGGGcttaaaaacaaacccaaacaacatTTCACTGGAAACTAGGCTGACTTCCCACTGTCCAGGCACAGCTGGTTCTTTGGGGACAAGGATCCGTCCTGCAGATGTGGGGCCCTGAGAGAAACCCTCACCTGCTGAACTCCTCCGGAAGCTGGTTCACGATGGACAAATACCGACTGGATAAGGTGGAAGGCTGGAAAGGTCAAAGGTCAAAACTATAAAGCCTGCATCTCCCTGAAGTCCCAGGTGTGGAGTCATGTCTAGCTTCCAGCCCTGGATCTCTTTAGGTGTGGCAGAGCATGGTAGAATCTTCTAGGCTCTGGAACAGTGGTtcccaatcttcctaatgctgcgaccctttagtacagttcctcatgttgtggtgacctccaaccaaaACATTACTTTTGTTCCTATAACCGTAACATTACTAGCGTTATGAATGCAAAAAGCTGACATTCAGGGTATGGAACCACCaaagggtcacgacccacaggttgagaaccactgccctacagTCAATTTAGTACACAGACTTCTGATATTACCTTAACTTTTagagaaacaaggaaggaaaagaaggggaaaggaggagggaggagatatAACTCCTCCCCCAAAGGGTCTATGTAGCCGATTGTTCTGGAATTACCTAGagctggctgtccttgaactaaaagatccacctgcctcagcctcccaagtgtggatTAAAGCTGGGCAACGATCTTTAATCCCAATATAGTGTTAACACATGGAACTAAAGAGCCACTTGCTAGGAGAGGCTCAGCCCTGACCACACCAGGTGAACACCTAGTGTTAATAATCACCACTTGATTGACATTGGGAAAATGTGGGCCCGGTCTGGTCTATGGGGGTTTTCACCTGCGCTGTCAGGGGTCACAGGTGCAGGCACTGAGGGGCTCAGGCTGGGGTGCAGGCCTTTCATCTTAGCTAGGTAGGCAGGATTGCATGAGCTCCcggtgcggggtgggggtggggggggcagagagaactagtctccaaAACCCCAAACAcagtaggaagagaggaagctaACTGTGCCCCTCACCACCATTTCTCTCTCACCAAAATTCCACCAAAGGTGTCACTGCTCTGTCTGTGGGAAGTCATCTAGAAGATTCTTGAGGTCACAAATCTGATTAAGTCCTATAAGAACAGGTATAGGTTTTTAGAAGGCAGAAAAGCcgactcccacccccatccccgtaGCCTCTTCATCATCTGGACCCAGCTGGGGAGGAagccccttccccatccccatgTCTTCTGCGCTCCCTTTCCCCAAGACCCGgctttactactactactaaggTTTCAGACACACACCCCCAGCTAAGGGCCTCATTAGTATCTCTTCAGATACCAAGAATAGAGAACCAGGCACCTCCAACTCCCTAGCGGGATCAGCCAGAAATGTGGCTAGTCGTGGACCGTTTGCCAGGCAGGccgggcacacgcctttaatcccagcatttaggaggcagaagcaggcagatttctgagttcgaggccagcctggtctacaaagtgagttccaggacagccaggaaccaataagccaaaaaaccaaaacaaaccaaaacaaaaaaagttttccaGGCGTACTAGTTAAGCCTGCATGTGGTGCAAATATATACGCTCAGGCACacacttaaaacatttttcaaaaaagaatAAAGGAGACAAGAGAAACGACACTTGGTTCACTCCCAAATCACTCAACCTAGGTAAACTCCCCGCTGAAGTCGGTTTTGTGAGGGTCCACACCCCTCCCTCGGGCTCCCTCTTCTCCCGACCCGCCCGCAGGAAGCGGGCTGCCCTCACGCACCACCTCTGAGGTTAGGGAGGCCCCAGGGATCC encodes:
- the Tle2 gene encoding transducin-like enhancer protein 2 isoform X29, translating into MAFESHPHLRGSSVSLPGIPVAKPAYSFHVSADGQMQPVPFPSDALVGTGIPRHARQLHTLAHGEVVCAVTISSSTQHVYTGGKGCVKVWDVGQPGSKTPVAQLDCLNRDNYIRSCKLLPDGQSLIVGGEASTLSIWDLAAPTPRIKAELTSSAPACYALAVSPDAKVCFSCCSDGNIVVWDLQNQAMVRQFQGHTDGASCIDISDYGTRLWTGGLDNTVRCWDLREGRQLQQHDFSSQIFSLGHCPNQDWLAVGMESSHVEVLHVRKPEKYQLRLHESCVLSLKFASCGRWFVSTGKDNLLNAWRTPYGASIFQVTCPGWLATRDTGPSAHTWLAPSWLGGAGALGKYNTFINLLSFCVCVKRTGEGPDWVSAFISLCPNFQSVDLTNEPHRQVNMPQESSCLYLQSWIRDLHSLLILPGVGFTN